A single region of the Streptococcus macedonicus ACA-DC 198 genome encodes:
- the butA gene encoding 2,3-butanediol dehydrogenase, S-alcohol forming, (R)-acetoin-specific/Acetoin (diacetyl) reductase yields the protein MIEKIDKKICKRYNQVNLKIRGDIMVKVAIVTGAGQGIGFAIAKRLHEDGFQVGILDYNQETAEKAVQEISPTDAFAVVADVSKHDEVAKASSISSIS from the coding sequence ATGATTGAAAAAATAGACAAAAAAATTTGTAAGCGCTATAATCAAGTTAACTTAAAGATTAGGGGTGATATTATGGTAAAAGTCGCTATTGTTACAGGTGCAGGTCAAGGGATTGGCTTTGCTATTGCAAAACGTCTGCATGAAGATGGTTTTCAGGTAGGAATCCTTGATTACAATCAAGAAACAGCTGAAAAGGCTGTTCAGGAAATTTCTCCAACAGATGCCTTTGCTGTGGTTGCAGATGTATCAAAACATGACGAAGTAGCAAAAGCTTCAAGCATCTCATCAATCAGCTGA